One segment of Amycolatopsis alba DSM 44262 DNA contains the following:
- a CDS encoding amino acid adenylation domain-containing protein, producing MSQSVVEDILPLSPLQEGLLFHALYDREAHSPYLAQFVVDLTGLLDPALLRAAAGTVIRRHATLRSGFRYRKTGQPIQVVRRDAPLEWREVEVGREDAADLIKRDWARGIDIGGASLIRFTLLRDSAVRHRLVVTAHHLLLDGWSFALLFQELFAVYSRDGDATGLPPVRPYRDHLAWLTAQDRPAAERSWAAALEGITEPTFVASADSQSGPPPEEVAVRLTVETTALLTAHARRDHVLLNTVCQGVWAILIGSLTGRDDVVFGSTVSGRPAELTGADSMIGMLINTVPVRARLDRTAPVSALFEQIQAERAGLLAHDHLGLPEIQRLAGFSTALFDTNVVFDNFPMADYQVDSPGGELEVGITFRDSAHFPLTLAVEPGERLELRLHYRPDLFTAAAAADLAERLVLLLEQVAADPGQQVGALTMLSAGQRDRILREWNDTAAELPDVTLPQLWSEQAGRTPDAVALVSPEERVSYAELDERVDRLASALAGRGAGPERIVAVALPRSVELVVALLAVVKAGAAYLPIDLEYPAGRIAAMVEDGGPMLVLTDSKSADAVPESVPRLLLDEPVSPASARPEAPCPANPAYVIFTSGSTGRPKGVVVSHAAIANRLRWMQGRYPLTGADNVLQKTSAGFDVSVWEFFGPLLFGATLVLAKPDGHRDPAYLAELMRREEVSVVHFVPSMLQAFLREPSAADCTKLRWVSCSGEALPAETQRDLFATFDAVELRNLYGPTETAVEVTYWDCHRDDRRSTVPIGKPVSNVSVFVLDGGLRPVPPGVAGELYLSGVQLARGYAGRPGLTAERFVACPFLPGERMYRSGDLVRWNDDGTLDFAGRVDDQVKIRGFRVELGEIEAVLAGHPGVAQAAVVLREDQGLVAYAVARSPEVTDRELRRFVADSVPDYMVPAAVVLVEAMPMTTNGKLDRAALPEPDRAARTARLPRNPREEILCGLFAEVLGVAQVGIDDHFFDLGGHSLMAIRLISRIRSVLGEGFEIRDLFAEPTVAGLARRTGTAGVARPVLRARGRTDEVPLSFAQRRLWFLNRMERGEGTYNVPVAVRLTGTVDRAALDRALADVAERHESLRTIFPESGGAPRPVILGSVPGIEVVEVTPSDLSEAMAERVRHRFDLTEDAPVRATLFQLEQDRQVLLLVIQHIAADGWSLKPLLDDLGQAYSARCSGSAPEWPPQPVRYADYTLWQRELLGDAGDPDSLLTRQLGYWRTRLAGLPSELTLPTDRPRPAVAGHAGEIVEIRWEPELHGRLLDLARSTGCTLFMVVQAGFAALLTRMGAGTDIPFGTPVAGRQDSALDDLVGFFVNTLVLRTDTSDDPGFAELLRRVRDTDLEAFAQQDLPFERLVEEVQPERSLSRHPLFQVMIQVQHAGSGTPDFGGLRVERCPVSWDVAKFDLSLELEDARDAGGAPAGLTGYLEFATDLFDRVTAEQLADRLRRLLEQVLAAPDRPIGAVEVLSAEERERLVGESAEPAPPTLFLPGVFREQVARTPEETALVFEDTALTYAELDARANRLAHHLASRGAGPDQVVAVALPRSADLVVALLGVLKAGAAYLFVDTAYPAERIAYLLEDSGAVLAVTDSASALPGFETVLLDDVAADEAEEPVVALAADHPAYVVYTSGSTGRPKGVMVTHGGLANLLAFYRTEVIATSERIRGSRRCRMALSASLSFDTSVVGLLWQAVGHELHLIGDETRRDPAAMARYIETVGIDALDVMPSYAEELVEQGMLDNPPAVLMTGAETVGEKLWARIRETDGITAYNIYGQTETTVDSLFWTSDESDRPLIGRPIADVEVFVLDEGLRLVPPRVVGELYVGVAQLGRGYVNRPALTAERFVANPFRPGRRLYRTGDLVRWTADGALEFLGRADDQVKIRGFRVELGEVEAALARHEDVVHAVAVLREDQPGDKRLVGYVLARDADLDVKRLRDFARESLPDYMVPSAIVVIDELPLTPNGKLDRAVLPKPAYATGTRRAARNLREELLCGLFAEVLGRDSVGIDDGFFDLGGHSLLAMRLSGRARSVLGVELPARLLFATPTVAGLADSLDEALPGRPPLRVGSRPEVLPLSFAQQRLWFLSRWEETGTSYNLPVALRLSGPLDRDALERALADVVDRHEALRTIFTEQDGKPVQSVLAPGSVRPELAYREVPEIETAIRAAAEHQFDLAARPPMVAHLFAAGQEDHVLLLVFHHIVCDGWSLGPLLRDLSGAYAARLRDGTPQWNALPVQYADYALWQRELLGTEMLAGQLDHWRNRLAELPVELTLPVDRPRPETSDHAGAVADIEWGPGLHRSLLALAKAHDCTLFMVVQAAFAALLSRLGAGADIPIGTPVAGRTDDAVDEVVGFFVNTVVLRTDVSADPSFAELLRRVRDVDLAAYEHQDVPFERLVEAVNPPRSAGRHPLFQVMVQLQHATAEPEFAGLRAVEWPVPSTTAKFDLLVEVEERLDHEGAAAGLAGALTYSTALFDPSTGERLAERLRGLLEQVAEDPDRPIGDLDVAPVQERPGGVVEGPPEVVAPAATGPRSPHEEVLRGLFAGVLSRDSVGVDDNFFALGGHSLLATQLISRVRSALELELPIRELFRSPTVAGIAEYLATARPARPALRPTISR from the coding sequence ATGAGCCAGTCGGTAGTCGAGGACATCCTTCCCCTGTCACCGCTGCAGGAAGGGCTGCTGTTCCACGCGTTGTACGACCGCGAAGCGCACAGCCCCTACCTGGCCCAGTTCGTGGTCGACCTCACCGGTCTGCTGGATCCGGCACTCCTGCGCGCGGCCGCGGGAACCGTGATCCGGCGCCACGCCACCCTGCGGTCCGGATTCCGGTACCGCAAAACAGGTCAACCGATCCAAGTGGTCCGCCGTGACGCGCCGTTGGAGTGGCGGGAAGTCGAAGTCGGCCGCGAGGACGCCGCGGACCTGATCAAGCGGGACTGGGCGCGGGGGATCGACATCGGCGGCGCGTCGTTGATCCGGTTCACCCTCCTGCGGGATTCCGCCGTCCGCCACCGGCTGGTCGTGACCGCCCATCACCTCCTGCTGGACGGCTGGTCCTTCGCCCTGCTCTTCCAGGAGCTGTTCGCGGTGTACTCCCGCGACGGCGACGCCACCGGCCTGCCGCCGGTCCGTCCGTACCGGGACCACCTGGCGTGGCTGACGGCGCAGGACCGGCCCGCCGCGGAGCGGAGCTGGGCGGCGGCACTGGAAGGGATCACCGAGCCCACCTTCGTCGCGTCCGCCGATTCCCAGAGCGGGCCGCCGCCGGAGGAGGTGGCTGTCCGGTTGACGGTGGAGACGACGGCGCTGCTGACCGCGCACGCCCGGCGTGACCACGTCCTGCTCAACACCGTGTGCCAAGGGGTCTGGGCCATTCTGATCGGCTCGCTCACCGGACGCGACGACGTGGTGTTCGGCTCGACGGTCAGCGGCCGCCCGGCGGAGCTGACCGGCGCGGACTCGATGATCGGCATGCTCATCAACACGGTCCCGGTGCGGGCGAGGCTGGACCGGACGGCGCCGGTGAGCGCGCTGTTCGAGCAGATCCAGGCCGAGCGCGCCGGGCTGCTCGCCCACGACCACCTCGGCTTGCCGGAAATCCAGCGCCTGGCAGGGTTTTCCACCGCGCTCTTCGACACCAACGTGGTCTTCGACAACTTCCCGATGGCCGACTACCAGGTGGACTCGCCCGGCGGTGAGCTCGAAGTCGGCATCACTTTCCGCGACAGCGCGCATTTCCCGCTGACCCTCGCCGTCGAACCGGGTGAGCGGCTCGAACTGCGCCTGCACTACCGCCCGGACCTGTTCACCGCCGCCGCTGCCGCCGATCTCGCCGAACGGCTGGTGCTGCTTCTGGAGCAGGTGGCCGCCGACCCCGGACAGCAGGTCGGCGCGCTGACCATGCTGTCGGCGGGGCAACGCGACCGGATTCTGCGGGAGTGGAACGACACCGCCGCCGAACTGCCCGACGTGACTCTGCCGCAACTGTGGTCCGAACAGGCCGGGCGTACACCCGACGCGGTCGCCCTGGTGTCGCCGGAGGAACGGGTGAGCTACGCCGAGCTGGACGAGCGGGTGGACAGGCTGGCGTCGGCGCTGGCCGGGCGGGGCGCCGGTCCGGAGCGGATCGTGGCCGTGGCGCTGCCGCGTTCGGTGGAGCTGGTGGTCGCGCTCCTCGCCGTGGTCAAGGCGGGCGCCGCCTACCTGCCGATCGATCTGGAGTACCCCGCCGGGCGGATCGCCGCCATGGTCGAGGACGGCGGCCCGATGCTCGTCCTGACCGACTCGAAGAGTGCCGACGCCGTCCCCGAGTCCGTCCCGAGGTTGTTGCTCGACGAACCGGTCTCGCCCGCTTCTGCCCGGCCGGAAGCGCCGTGCCCGGCGAATCCCGCCTACGTCATCTTCACTTCCGGTTCCACGGGGCGGCCGAAGGGTGTCGTGGTGTCCCACGCCGCCATCGCGAACCGTCTGCGGTGGATGCAAGGGCGGTATCCGCTCACCGGCGCGGACAACGTGCTTCAGAAGACCTCGGCCGGTTTCGACGTGTCGGTCTGGGAGTTCTTCGGGCCCTTGCTCTTCGGGGCGACCTTGGTGCTGGCGAAGCCCGACGGCCACCGTGACCCCGCGTATCTCGCCGAGCTGATGCGGCGTGAAGAGGTGAGCGTCGTCCATTTCGTGCCGTCGATGTTGCAGGCGTTCCTCCGGGAGCCGAGCGCGGCGGACTGCACGAAGCTGCGCTGGGTCTCCTGCAGCGGCGAGGCGCTGCCCGCGGAGACACAGCGCGATCTGTTCGCCACTTTCGACGCCGTCGAACTGCGCAACCTCTACGGTCCGACCGAAACGGCGGTCGAAGTGACCTACTGGGACTGCCACCGCGACGACCGGCGGAGCACGGTGCCGATCGGCAAGCCGGTGTCGAACGTGTCGGTGTTCGTCCTGGACGGCGGGCTGCGGCCGGTGCCGCCAGGGGTGGCGGGGGAGCTGTACCTGAGCGGGGTCCAGCTCGCCAGGGGGTACGCCGGCCGCCCTGGATTGACCGCCGAGAGGTTCGTGGCCTGCCCGTTCCTGCCCGGCGAGCGGATGTACCGATCCGGTGACCTGGTCCGCTGGAACGACGACGGGACACTGGACTTCGCAGGCCGGGTGGACGATCAGGTGAAGATCCGGGGCTTCCGCGTGGAACTCGGGGAGATCGAAGCGGTGCTGGCTGGCCACCCCGGCGTGGCCCAAGCCGCTGTCGTGCTCCGGGAGGACCAAGGGCTGGTCGCGTACGCCGTCGCTCGCTCTCCCGAAGTCACGGACCGGGAGCTGCGCCGGTTCGTGGCGGACAGCGTGCCCGACTACATGGTCCCCGCCGCGGTGGTCCTGGTCGAGGCCATGCCGATGACGACGAACGGGAAGCTGGACCGGGCCGCGCTGCCGGAGCCGGACCGGGCCGCGCGAACCGCGCGCCTGCCGCGGAACCCGCGCGAAGAGATCCTTTGTGGACTCTTCGCGGAAGTGCTCGGGGTCGCGCAGGTGGGGATCGACGACCACTTCTTCGACCTGGGCGGCCACTCCCTGATGGCGATCCGGCTGATCTCGCGGATCCGGTCGGTGCTGGGGGAGGGTTTCGAGATCCGGGACCTGTTCGCCGAACCCACGGTGGCCGGGCTGGCCCGGCGGACCGGTACGGCCGGAGTGGCGCGTCCCGTGCTGCGCGCCCGCGGGCGGACCGACGAGGTGCCGCTGTCGTTCGCCCAGCGACGGCTGTGGTTCCTGAACCGGATGGAACGCGGCGAGGGAACGTACAACGTGCCGGTCGCGGTCCGGCTCACCGGGACGGTGGACAGGGCCGCGCTCGATCGGGCGCTCGCCGACGTCGCGGAACGGCACGAAAGCCTGCGCACGATCTTCCCCGAGTCCGGTGGCGCGCCGCGTCCGGTGATCCTCGGGTCGGTACCGGGTATCGAGGTCGTCGAAGTGACGCCGTCGGACCTCTCCGAGGCGATGGCTGAGCGGGTCCGTCACCGGTTCGACCTCACCGAGGACGCGCCCGTCCGGGCCACTCTGTTCCAGCTCGAGCAGGATCGGCAGGTGCTGCTGCTGGTCATCCAGCACATCGCCGCCGACGGATGGTCGCTGAAGCCCCTGCTGGACGACCTCGGCCAGGCCTACTCCGCCCGCTGTTCCGGCTCGGCGCCCGAGTGGCCGCCGCAGCCGGTGCGCTATGCCGACTACACACTGTGGCAGCGGGAACTGCTCGGCGACGCCGGGGACCCGGACAGCCTGCTCACGCGTCAGCTGGGGTACTGGCGGACGCGGCTGGCCGGTCTGCCGTCGGAGCTGACGCTGCCGACGGACCGGCCGCGCCCGGCCGTGGCGGGGCATGCCGGGGAGATCGTGGAGATCCGCTGGGAGCCGGAGCTGCACGGCAGGCTTCTCGACCTCGCCAGGTCCACCGGCTGCACGTTGTTCATGGTGGTGCAGGCCGGTTTCGCGGCCTTGCTGACCCGGATGGGCGCGGGGACCGACATCCCGTTCGGGACCCCAGTCGCGGGAAGGCAGGACAGCGCGCTCGACGATCTGGTCGGCTTCTTCGTCAACACCCTGGTGCTGCGCACCGACACCTCGGACGATCCTGGATTCGCCGAACTGCTGCGACGGGTCCGCGACACGGATCTGGAGGCTTTCGCGCAGCAGGACCTGCCGTTCGAGCGCCTCGTCGAAGAAGTACAGCCCGAACGCTCGCTGTCCCGGCACCCCCTGTTCCAGGTCATGATCCAGGTGCAGCACGCCGGCTCCGGCACTCCGGACTTCGGCGGCCTGCGGGTCGAACGGTGCCCGGTGAGCTGGGATGTCGCCAAGTTCGATCTCAGCCTGGAACTGGAGGACGCACGTGACGCCGGTGGCGCGCCCGCCGGGCTGACCGGCTATCTCGAGTTCGCCACCGACCTGTTCGACCGGGTCACCGCCGAACAGCTCGCAGACCGGTTGCGGCGGCTGCTGGAGCAGGTGCTCGCCGCGCCGGACCGGCCGATCGGGGCGGTCGAGGTGCTCTCGGCGGAGGAACGGGAGCGTCTCGTCGGCGAGAGTGCCGAGCCCGCGCCGCCGACCCTGTTCCTGCCCGGTGTGTTCCGCGAGCAGGTCGCCCGTACGCCGGAGGAGACGGCGCTGGTGTTCGAGGACACGGCGTTGACCTACGCGGAACTCGACGCCCGCGCCAACCGGCTCGCGCACCACCTCGCGAGCCGGGGAGCCGGACCGGACCAGGTGGTGGCGGTCGCCCTTCCCCGGTCCGCGGACCTCGTGGTCGCGCTGCTCGGGGTGCTGAAAGCGGGGGCCGCGTACCTGTTCGTCGACACGGCGTACCCGGCCGAACGCATCGCTTATCTCCTGGAGGATTCCGGCGCGGTCCTGGCCGTCACCGACAGCGCCTCCGCGCTGCCCGGATTCGAGACGGTCCTCCTGGACGACGTCGCGGCGGACGAGGCGGAAGAACCCGTCGTCGCGCTCGCCGCGGACCACCCGGCGTACGTCGTGTACACGTCTGGATCGACAGGACGGCCCAAGGGGGTGATGGTGACCCACGGCGGGCTGGCGAATCTGCTCGCTTTCTACCGCACCGAGGTCATCGCCACCTCGGAGCGGATCCGCGGATCGCGACGCTGCCGGATGGCGTTGAGCGCGTCCCTCTCGTTCGACACCTCGGTCGTCGGGTTGCTGTGGCAGGCCGTCGGCCACGAGCTCCACCTGATCGGTGACGAGACCCGCCGCGATCCCGCCGCGATGGCGCGGTACATCGAGACCGTCGGCATCGACGCCCTCGACGTGATGCCCAGCTACGCCGAAGAACTGGTCGAGCAAGGGATGCTCGATAACCCGCCTGCGGTGTTGATGACCGGCGCCGAGACGGTCGGAGAGAAGCTGTGGGCCCGGATCCGCGAGACCGACGGGATCACCGCGTACAACATCTACGGGCAGACCGAGACCACTGTGGACAGTCTGTTTTGGACTTCCGACGAGAGCGACCGCCCGCTCATCGGCCGCCCGATCGCCGACGTGGAGGTGTTCGTGCTGGACGAAGGACTGCGGCTCGTCCCGCCGAGAGTCGTCGGGGAGCTTTACGTCGGGGTAGCCCAGCTGGGCCGCGGCTACGTGAACCGTCCCGCGCTGACCGCGGAACGGTTCGTGGCGAACCCGTTCCGGCCCGGACGGCGCCTGTACCGGACCGGTGACCTCGTCCGGTGGACCGCGGACGGCGCGCTGGAATTCCTCGGCCGCGCCGACGATCAGGTGAAGATCCGCGGCTTCCGGGTGGAGCTCGGCGAGGTCGAAGCGGCCTTGGCCCGCCACGAAGACGTCGTGCACGCGGTGGCTGTGCTGCGCGAGGACCAGCCCGGCGACAAGCGGCTCGTCGGATACGTGCTGGCGCGTGACGCGGACCTGGACGTGAAGCGGCTGCGCGATTTCGCGCGGGAAAGCCTGCCGGACTACATGGTGCCGTCGGCGATCGTCGTGATCGACGAACTGCCGTTGACCCCGAACGGGAAACTCGACCGCGCGGTGCTGCCGAAACCGGCGTACGCCACCGGAACCCGTCGTGCGGCACGCAATCTCCGCGAGGAACTCCTGTGCGGGCTGTTCGCGGAGGTCCTCGGCCGTGACTCGGTGGGGATCGACGACGGGTTCTTCGACCTCGGCGGCCACTCGCTGCTGGCGATGCGGCTGAGCGGCCGGGCGCGTTCGGTCCTCGGCGTGGAGCTGCCCGCCCGGCTGCTGTTCGCCACCCCGACCGTGGCCGGGCTGGCGGACAGCCTGGACGAGGCCCTGCCGGGCAGGCCGCCGCTGCGCGTGGGAAGCCGCCCGGAGGTGCTGCCGCTGTCGTTCGCCCAGCAGCGGTTGTGGTTCCTGAGCCGGTGGGAGGAGACCGGGACCAGCTACAACCTTCCCGTCGCCCTGCGGCTGTCCGGTCCGCTGGACCGGGACGCGCTCGAACGGGCGCTGGCCGACGTCGTCGACAGGCACGAGGCCCTGCGGACGATTTTCACCGAACAGGACGGCAAACCGGTGCAGTCGGTGCTCGCGCCGGGATCGGTGCGGCCGGAACTGGCGTATCGCGAAGTGCCGGAGATCGAGACGGCGATCCGCGCGGCGGCGGAGCACCAGTTCGACCTGGCCGCACGGCCGCCGATGGTCGCCCACCTTTTCGCGGCCGGCCAGGAGGACCACGTCCTGCTGCTGGTGTTCCACCACATCGTCTGCGACGGCTGGTCACTCGGACCGCTTCTGCGGGACCTGTCCGGCGCCTACGCCGCCCGGCTGCGAGACGGCACTCCACAGTGGAACGCGCTGCCGGTCCAGTACGCCGATTACGCGCTCTGGCAACGGGAACTACTGGGGACGGAGATGCTGGCCGGGCAGCTGGACCACTGGCGGAACCGGCTGGCCGAGCTGCCGGTGGAACTGACCCTGCCGGTGGACCGGCCGCGCCCGGAGACCAGCGACCACGCCGGGGCGGTGGCGGACATCGAGTGGGGCCCCGGACTCCACCGAAGCCTGCTCGCGCTCGCCAAGGCGCACGACTGCACGCTGTTCATGGTGGTCCAGGCCGCGTTCGCCGCGCTGCTCAGCAGGCTGGGCGCGGGGGCGGACATCCCGATCGGCACCCCGGTGGCCGGCCGGACGGACGACGCGGTGGACGAGGTCGTCGGGTTCTTCGTCAACACGGTGGTCCTGCGCACCGACGTCTCGGCGGACCCGAGTTTCGCGGAGCTGCTCCGTCGCGTGCGGGACGTCGACCTCGCCGCATACGAACATCAGGACGTCCCGTTCGAGCGGCTGGTCGAAGCGGTGAACCCGCCGCGTTCGGCCGGTCGCCACCCGCTCTTCCAGGTCATGGTCCAGCTCCAGCACGCGACCGCCGAGCCGGAATTCGCCGGGCTGCGAGCGGTCGAATGGCCGGTGCCGTCGACAACGGCGAAATTCGACCTCCTCGTCGAGGTGGAGGAGCGCCTCGACCACGAAGGCGCGGCGGCCGGGCTGGCCGGGGCCTTGACGTACTCGACGGCGTTGTTCGATCCCTCGACCGGTGAGCGGCTGGCCGAACGCCTGCGGGGGCTGCTGGAACAGGTGGCCGAGGACCCGGACCGGCCGATCGGTGATCTTGACGTGGCACCCGTGCAGGAGCGGCCCGGTGGTGTCGTCGAAGGCCCGCCCGAGGTCGTGGCACCGGCCGCCACCGGCCCGCGTTCGCCGCACGAAGAGGTGCTCCGCGGGCTGTTCGCCGGGGTGCTCAGCCGGGACTCGGTCGGCGTCGACGACAACTTCTTCGCTCTCGGCGGGCATTCGCTGCTGGCGACCCAGCTGATCTCCCGTGTGCGTTCGGCGCTGGAACTGGAACTGCCGATCCGTGAGCTCTTCCGGTCCCCGACCGTCGCCGGGATCGCCGAATACCTCGCCACGGCCCGGCCCGCGCGGCCGGCGCTGCGACCCACCATCTCCCGCTGA
- a CDS encoding condensation domain-containing protein — translation MTSRFAEPNPGELTRSQSVLCALVADVLRVSDVGIGDGFVALGGDSIIAMQLVSRARKAGLRITVGDVLRHRDIGALAATATTVDTAPAEDNGVGPIVATPVMHWLAERGGPVDTYNQFAVLRTPSTLTEARLTLMVQALLDRHDILRLRLTGTPWALETLPVGAVTAAVRRIDVAGRPEEDLATLVRQESDEARDRLRPREGNVVQAVWFDAGPARQGMLALVVHHLAIDAMSWRVLISDLETAGRELDPVPTSFRRWSETLNAQASAKATLAELPGWLERLRPGAARIGAVDSVPGRDRESRDRCFTLSLPGEFTEPLLTTVPALFNAEINDVLLAGLALAMADWHRRRGTAGDGTVLLNLEGHGRESALADVDLSRTVGWFTSLFPVRLDPGEPDWAEIRSAGPTVGDVVKRVKEQLRAIPDKGVRYGLLRYLNPETAPLLEKAARPEFCFNYLGRHRAADYADWAVMPEYGTGMDDTGSGMPMAHGIEVNAATVDREDGPVLRATWTWAGSMVSEVDTRELAESWFTMLRTLVAHARQPWAGGLTPSDLTLSSLGQNELEEIESELRAF, via the coding sequence GTGACCAGTCGTTTCGCTGAACCGAATCCGGGTGAGCTCACCCGGAGCCAGAGTGTCCTTTGTGCACTCGTCGCCGACGTGCTCAGGGTGAGCGACGTCGGGATCGGCGACGGTTTCGTCGCGCTCGGCGGGGACAGCATCATCGCCATGCAGCTCGTCAGCCGCGCCAGGAAGGCCGGTCTGCGGATCACCGTCGGCGATGTGCTGCGGCATCGGGACATCGGAGCGTTGGCGGCGACGGCCACCACCGTGGACACGGCGCCCGCCGAGGACAACGGGGTGGGACCGATCGTCGCCACGCCCGTCATGCACTGGCTGGCCGAACGCGGCGGACCGGTGGACACCTACAACCAGTTCGCGGTCCTCCGCACGCCTTCGACGTTGACCGAGGCGCGGTTGACCTTGATGGTGCAGGCGTTGCTGGACCGTCACGACATCCTGCGCCTGCGCCTGACGGGGACACCGTGGGCACTCGAAACCCTTCCCGTGGGCGCGGTCACCGCGGCCGTCCGCCGGATCGACGTGGCAGGGCGCCCCGAGGAGGACCTGGCCACCCTGGTCCGGCAAGAATCGGACGAGGCGCGAGATCGCCTTCGTCCCCGCGAGGGCAACGTCGTCCAGGCCGTGTGGTTCGATGCCGGACCGGCGCGGCAGGGCATGCTCGCCTTGGTCGTCCATCATCTGGCCATCGACGCGATGTCCTGGCGCGTCCTGATTTCCGATCTGGAGACGGCGGGCCGGGAGCTCGATCCGGTCCCGACCTCGTTCCGCCGCTGGTCCGAAACGCTTAACGCGCAGGCGAGCGCGAAGGCCACGCTGGCGGAACTGCCCGGCTGGCTGGAGCGGCTGCGGCCCGGCGCCGCCCGGATCGGTGCCGTGGACAGCGTTCCCGGCCGTGACCGGGAGAGCCGGGACCGGTGCTTCACCTTGTCCCTGCCCGGCGAGTTCACCGAACCGCTGCTGACCACCGTCCCCGCGCTGTTCAACGCCGAGATCAACGACGTCCTCCTGGCCGGTCTCGCGCTGGCGATGGCCGACTGGCATCGACGGCGTGGCACGGCGGGCGACGGCACCGTGTTGCTGAACCTGGAAGGCCACGGCCGGGAAAGCGCGCTCGCGGACGTGGATCTCTCCCGGACCGTTGGCTGGTTCACCAGCCTGTTCCCGGTCCGGCTCGACCCTGGCGAGCCGGACTGGGCCGAGATCCGGTCCGCCGGGCCGACGGTGGGCGACGTCGTCAAGCGCGTCAAGGAACAACTGCGCGCGATTCCCGACAAGGGCGTCCGCTACGGCCTTCTTCGCTACCTGAACCCGGAAACCGCGCCGCTGCTGGAGAAAGCGGCTCGACCGGAGTTCTGCTTCAACTACCTCGGCAGGCACCGGGCCGCCGACTACGCCGACTGGGCGGTCATGCCGGAGTACGGGACCGGCATGGACGACACGGGTTCGGGGATGCCCATGGCACACGGCATCGAGGTCAACGCGGCCACCGTGGACCGGGAAGACGGCCCGGTGCTGCGTGCCACCTGGACCTGGGCCGGAAGCATGGTGTCCGAAGTGGACACACGCGAGCTCGCGGAATCGTGGTTCACGATGCTCCGGACCCTGGTCGCGCACGCCCGTCAACCCTGGGCGGGCGGTCTCACCCCGTCCGACCTGACCCTGAGTTCGCTCGGGCAGAACGAACTCGAAGAGATCGAATCCGAACTGCGGGCATTCTGA
- a CDS encoding DegT/DnrJ/EryC1/StrS family aminotransferase, whose product MTTQRPVRQAADLAMFGGGRAVPRELRIKAWPVVTEQDEQAVQRVLRSGRFTSASSGEQEIAGLEREWAEYVGTEHCVAVSNGTTALSIALSAAGVGPGDEVIVPALSFIGSAIAPLHLMAVPVFVDIDPVTFNLDPAALDAAITGRTKAIVVVHLHGLPAELDRITAIADRHGIAVIEDAAQAHGARYRGRAVGSFGALNTFSLNVSKNLATCGEGGLITTDDADLATKATMLRQFGELIPAHGERSYVAHLLGWNCKPNAIQAAFTRSRLKRFPAEAGIREDNVGRLLERLAEYPGFLLPEVPPDRTHAWHILRFRVNPAEFGLADEFAGPLRAVVQRALRAEGVPAAPYQLQPLPAQRVFDGIKAFRAEDFPATLRVLDDSFALQKAHLHPESGQLLARYADAFEKVWRQRDGLAAYATTAAYKPHWERASEIADEEWAAAFPQR is encoded by the coding sequence GTGACAACCCAGCGACCGGTCCGGCAGGCGGCCGACCTCGCGATGTTCGGCGGCGGCCGGGCGGTACCCAGGGAACTCCGGATCAAGGCCTGGCCGGTGGTGACCGAACAGGACGAACAAGCGGTCCAGCGGGTACTGCGGTCCGGGCGGTTCACCTCGGCGTCCTCCGGGGAGCAGGAGATCGCGGGGCTGGAGCGGGAATGGGCCGAGTACGTCGGCACCGAACATTGCGTGGCGGTGAGCAACGGCACCACGGCCCTGTCGATCGCGCTGAGCGCGGCGGGCGTCGGCCCCGGCGACGAGGTCATCGTGCCCGCGCTGAGTTTCATCGGCAGCGCCATCGCTCCCCTGCATCTCATGGCCGTCCCGGTCTTCGTGGACATCGATCCCGTGACGTTCAACCTGGACCCCGCTGCCCTCGACGCCGCGATCACCGGCCGCACCAAGGCGATCGTCGTCGTCCACCTGCACGGCCTGCCCGCCGAACTGGACCGGATCACCGCGATCGCCGACCGGCACGGGATCGCCGTGATCGAGGACGCCGCGCAGGCGCACGGCGCGCGGTACCGAGGCCGCGCGGTCGGGTCGTTCGGGGCGCTGAACACCTTCAGCCTCAACGTGAGCAAGAACCTCGCCACCTGCGGCGAGGGTGGCCTGATCACCACCGACGACGCGGACCTGGCCACCAAGGCGACCATGCTGCGGCAGTTCGGCGAGCTCATCCCGGCACACGGTGAACGCAGCTACGTCGCGCATCTGCTGGGCTGGAACTGCAAACCGAACGCGATCCAGGCGGCCTTCACCCGCAGCCGTCTCAAGCGTTTCCCCGCCGAAGCGGGAATCCGCGAGGACAACGTCGGCAGACTGCTGGAACGGCTGGCCGAGTATCCCGGCTTCCTGCTGCCCGAGGTGCCGCCGGACCGCACCCATGCCTGGCACATCCTGCGTTTCCGGGTGAACCCCGCCGAATTCGGGCTCGCCGACGAGTTCGCGGGTCCGCTGCGCGCCGTCGTGCAACGGGCTTTGCGCGCCGAGGGCGTGCCCGCCGCCCCTTACCAGCTACAGCCGCTGCCCGCGCAACGGGTCTTCGACGGCATCAAGGCTTTCCGCGCCGAGGATTTCCCGGCGACCCTGCGGGTTCTCGACGATTCCTTCGCCCTGCAGAAGGCGCACCTGCATCCGGAATCGGGGCAGCTGCTCGCCCGGTACGCCGACGCTTTCGAGAAGGTCTGGCGGCAGCGCGACGGTCTGGCGGCTTACGCGACGACGGCGGCGTACAAGCCGCATTGGGAACGTGCCTCGGAGATCGCGGACGAGGAATGGGCGGCGGCCTTCCCCCAGCGGTGA